One part of the Humulus lupulus chromosome 9, drHumLupu1.1, whole genome shotgun sequence genome encodes these proteins:
- the LOC133799838 gene encoding uncharacterized protein LOC133799838 produces the protein MVTTSSHSRDGDKGGPFGQHDRCREKHQTTGHKGQSEAGQPSGTSPGYMPADPAFDLHAKSASKKKSSKRRPGEGCSKPSAKRTRTEDPPMPSPTKETTPPPAPAKETTPLTPVNQDPPAPVEQTPLMAPANLIPPTSTDQTPTSCREEASREDLTSVVLNLAKDRLTGITKHCRSQEAIQETGSMAVDQVFNRALNEVMAGVLTMSSGWQSSRTLTAQFEKRLSDQLGTAETQHTEQLKAIEAKHAEQLKEVEAKHSEALKVIEATNTEAQQTAAAKLASLKEELKKKEASIVKITASKDQYKEALLMNYREAHKLQAELEIRRKETASLEEANARNLEHYEGAAFECFYMFWKCNPNANFSYLPYHIREVELARCVICLEEENTQGSLEISLATGIEGAREDAGVYVDQQQQESPQDPPAAS, from the exons ATGGTTACGACCAGCTctcactccagagatggagataagggcgGCCCTTTTGGCCAGCATGACCGGTGTAGAGAAAAGCATCAAACAACTGGTCACAAAGGCCAATCTGAGGCTGGTcagccttctggcacctcaccaggat ACATGCCTGCTGACCCAGCCTTTGACTTGCACGCCAAATCGGCAAGCAAGAAAAAGTCCAGCAAGCGCCGGCCTGGGGAAGGCTGTAGCAAACCTTCTGCGAAGAGGACTCGAACAGAGGACCCTCCTATGCCATCTCCCACAaaggagacaactcctccaccagctcctgccAAAGAGACAACTCCGCTAACTCCTGTGAACCAAGATCCCCCAGCTCCAGTCGAACAGACTCCCCTTATGGCTCCTGCTAACCTCATTCCTCCAACTTCCACCGACCAGACGCCTACTAGTTGCCGAGAAGAAGCCTCAAGAGAAGATCTCACGAGCGTGGTGCTCAATTTAGCCAAAGACAGGCTGACCGGAATAACAAAGCACTGCCGCAGTCAAGAGGCGATCCAAGAAACTGGCTCTATGGCGGTCGACCAGGTCTTCAACCGTGCACTGAATGAAGTGATGGCT GGAGTTCTTACCATGAGTTCCGGTTGGCAAAGCTCGAGGACACTAACTGCCCAGTTTGAGAAAAGACTCAGTGACCAGCTTGGCACAGCCGAGACCCAACATACTGAGCAGCTTAAGGCTATCGAAGCTAAACACGCCGAGCAGCTCAAGGAGGTTGAAGCGAAGCATTCTGAGGCCCTCAAGGTGATTGAGGCAACAAACACAGAGGCGCAGCAAACGGCTGCAGCTAAACTCGCCTCCCTcaaagaggagctgaagaagaAAGAAGCGAGTATTGTCAAAATCACCGCTTCCAAGGATCAGTACAAAGAGGCCTTGCTTATGAATTATCGAGAAGCCCACAAGCTGCAAGCGGAGCTAGAGATTAGACGCAAGGAGACTGCCTCCCTGGAGGAGGCGAACGCCCGCAACCTCGAACACTACGAGGGGGCGGCGTTTGAAtgcttctacatgttctggaagTGCAATCCCAACGCCAACTTTTCGTATCTACCATATCATATAAGAGAGGTAGAGCTGGCAAGGTGTGTTATTTGCTTAGAAGAAGAAAATACTCAAGGGTCTCTCGAGATCTCTCTTGCAACAGGCATTGAGGGTGCCCGGGAAGACGCTGGAGTTTATGTCGACCAGCAGCAACAAGAGTCTCCGCAGGACCCTCCGGCCGCCTCATAA